From one Melioribacteraceae bacterium genomic stretch:
- a CDS encoding Na+/H+ antiporter NhaC family protein encodes MKKTSFILFLIVSLSFLNAQEIEVPKFSLTKISFPIQIKNLPDSAHSKLIVLDSDKKVIEEFSVTASEHVYKLTLQNAGTYEVIVSNDEVISKKVRVIPGWLSIIPPLLAILLALILRQVLVSLAAGIFVGAIVIYDYNPLTALLRFTDTIIINSLIDPDHMFIIVFTLLIGGVVGVISKNGGTAGLANLITRYAKSSKSGLISSWLMGMVVFFDDYANSLIIGNMMRPITDKLKISREKLAYIVDSTAAPIASIVLISTWIGYELGLINDGLKSIGSDANAYDVFLQTIPYRFYPIAAIFFVFLTSVMRRDFGPMYKAEKRSALTGALTEKDAKIDGLKESDEVFYSGDKARWFNGVIPIFIILLGTIGGMVYTGMLALQEIGTNDYSVQNIISNADSYSSLLWASFAASIVAIIMSSWQKILKLNDAMTAWHGGVQTMLLAAIILVFAWGISDITNQLKTADYLISILSDTIDPRFLPVLVFLVCALISFSTGTSWGTMAIVMPIVIPLAAKMVEVSHLPNSETVLIINGVVSSVLAGSVFGDHCSPIADTTILSSMASHCNHIDHVKTQLPYAILVGIVCMVLGDIPTAFGLSPYISLVLIFGVLIGVLFLFGKRVPEAKLTE; translated from the coding sequence TCCAAAGTTTTCCCTCACAAAAATATCATTCCCGATACAAATAAAAAATTTACCGGATTCTGCACATTCGAAACTCATCGTTCTTGATTCGGATAAAAAAGTAATTGAAGAGTTTTCAGTTACCGCTTCGGAACATGTTTATAAGCTCACTTTGCAAAATGCTGGCACTTATGAAGTTATTGTTTCCAATGATGAAGTGATTTCGAAAAAAGTAAGAGTGATTCCGGGTTGGTTAAGTATTATCCCACCTTTGTTAGCAATTCTATTGGCATTAATTCTCAGACAGGTTTTAGTTTCATTGGCAGCGGGAATATTCGTTGGAGCAATTGTTATATATGATTATAATCCTTTAACTGCATTACTGAGATTTACGGATACAATAATTATCAATTCGCTTATTGATCCTGATCATATGTTCATAATCGTCTTTACTTTGTTGATTGGAGGTGTGGTCGGGGTTATTTCTAAAAATGGCGGAACTGCTGGTCTTGCTAATTTAATTACAAGATATGCTAAAAGTTCTAAATCCGGATTAATCTCAAGTTGGTTGATGGGAATGGTTGTTTTCTTTGACGATTATGCAAATTCATTGATCATCGGTAACATGATGCGCCCGATTACGGATAAACTTAAAATATCCAGAGAAAAATTAGCTTATATCGTTGACTCAACTGCAGCTCCGATTGCAAGCATTGTCTTAATCAGTACTTGGATTGGTTATGAATTAGGATTAATAAACGATGGATTAAAAAGTATCGGTTCCGATGCAAATGCGTACGATGTATTTCTTCAAACAATTCCCTATAGATTTTATCCAATTGCAGCAATCTTTTTTGTATTTCTAACTTCAGTTATGCGTCGAGATTTTGGTCCAATGTACAAAGCAGAAAAACGTTCTGCATTAACTGGGGCTTTGACGGAGAAAGATGCAAAAATTGACGGACTTAAGGAATCGGATGAAGTATTTTATTCCGGTGATAAAGCAAGATGGTTCAATGGTGTGATTCCAATTTTTATTATACTTTTAGGAACAATCGGCGGGATGGTTTATACCGGAATGCTTGCACTGCAAGAAATTGGAACCAATGATTATTCGGTTCAAAATATTATAAGTAATGCGGATTCTTATTCTTCACTTTTATGGGCAAGTTTTGCTGCTAGCATTGTTGCAATAATTATGAGTTCATGGCAGAAGATTCTAAAACTGAATGATGCAATGACAGCATGGCATGGCGGAGTTCAGACTATGCTTCTTGCTGCAATAATCCTAGTCTTTGCATGGGGAATAAGTGATATAACAAATCAATTAAAAACTGCTGATTATCTAATCTCAATTTTAAGCGATACAATTGATCCTAGATTCCTACCGGTATTAGTATTCTTAGTATGTGCGCTGATTAGTTTTTCAACCGGTACTAGCTGGGGAACGATGGCGATTGTTATGCCAATTGTAATTCCACTTGCTGCAAAAATGGTTGAAGTAAGTCATCTTCCAAATTCTGAGACCGTGTTAATTATTAATGGTGTTGTAAGTTCTGTTTTAGCGGGTTCGGTTTTTGGAGATCATTGTTCACCAATTGCAGATACAACAATCTTAAGCTCTATGGCTTCACATTGTAATCATATCGATCATGTTAAAACACAATTACCTTACGCAATTCTTGTCGGTATTGTTTGTATGGTACTTGGTGATATTCCGACTGCGTTTGGATTAAGTCCATATATATCACTTGTTTTAATTTTTGGTGTGCTTATTGGTGTATTGTTTTTATTTGGTAAGCGAGTACCGGAAGCAAAACTTACTGAGTAG